The following coding sequences lie in one Candidatus Nitrospira allomarina genomic window:
- a CDS encoding NAD-dependent epimerase/dehydratase family protein, which yields MSTKILVTGGAGFIGSHLVDRLIQEGNEVIVVDNLSTGKRKNVNKKAQFYKMDIQSKRIERVFRNERPLIVVHLAAQMSVRHSTDDPGFDAQVNILGTINVLEHAVKQGVRKVTFASSGGVVYGEQEIFPAPESHRTEPLSPYGISKLAGEKYLAYYANATGLRYVALRFANVYGPRQDSEGEAGVVAIFSKQMLDGGQPIVNGTGKQTRDFIYVDDAVEAILVTLGEDVRGIFNVGTGQETTINECYGIIKSLTKCQCKELYGAAKKGEQFRSVLDVTKLREVFGWDPQVTLQEGLTRTVDFFRGTGN from the coding sequence ATGTCTACAAAAATTCTGGTGACCGGGGGAGCTGGGTTCATTGGATCACATCTGGTTGACCGGTTAATCCAGGAAGGCAATGAGGTCATTGTTGTTGATAACCTCTCTACAGGGAAGCGAAAGAATGTCAATAAAAAAGCCCAATTTTATAAAATGGATATCCAGAGTAAGCGGATTGAACGGGTATTCCGAAATGAGCGTCCTCTTATTGTCGTCCATCTGGCCGCGCAAATGAGTGTACGCCATTCCACGGATGATCCGGGGTTTGATGCGCAAGTCAATATTTTAGGGACCATCAATGTGTTAGAACATGCCGTGAAGCAGGGTGTGCGAAAGGTGACATTTGCATCGTCTGGTGGTGTGGTCTATGGGGAACAGGAAATATTTCCGGCCCCAGAGTCACACCGGACAGAACCTCTTTCTCCTTATGGAATCAGTAAGTTGGCTGGAGAAAAATATCTCGCCTATTATGCAAATGCGACCGGACTCCGGTATGTGGCGCTTCGTTTTGCGAATGTCTATGGCCCCAGGCAGGACTCTGAGGGGGAGGCAGGGGTCGTGGCTATTTTCTCAAAACAAATGTTGGATGGTGGTCAACCGATTGTTAATGGAACTGGGAAGCAGACAAGAGATTTTATCTATGTGGATGATGCGGTGGAAGCGATCTTGGTGACCTTGGGAGAGGATGTTCGGGGAATTTTTAATGTGGGAACTGGCCAGGAGACGACTATCAACGAATGTTATGGAATTATTAAAAGTTTAACGAAGTGTCAATGCAAAGAGCTATATGGAGCGGCAAAGAAAGGCGAGCAATTTAGGAGTGTGTTGGATGTGACAAAACTCAGAGAGGTATTTGGCTGGGATCCTCAGGTTACTTTGCAGGAAGGGCTTACCCGGACAGTCGATTTTTTTCGTGGAACCGGAAATTAA